The Pedobacter ginsengisoli region CTTACAGTGGCCCGATAGGTTCTATTATTACCCCACATCTTAGGGGGATGAAAGACTTTAAGCACTTAAGCTATGCATCAAGCCTTTGTGGAAAATGCTCTGAAGTATGCCCCGCTAAAATAGATATCCATAAAATGCTGTTGCTTAACAGAAGGGATGCCGCTGCAAACCACGACAACACTAAAGTGGAAGAGGTAGGCTGGAAAATCTGGAAGGTAGGAATGTTAAAAAGATCCAGAATGGATTTCCTCAGTGGAAAAATCAAAAACTTTTTCCTCAAAAATCTATTCAGAAAAATATGGGGTAAGTATCGCTCTATGCCGGTAATATCTCCAAAATCTTTTGCAAAGCAATGGGAAGAAAAAAATAAGGAATCTAAAAACTTATAAGCATGACCTTCGACCGAAAAGACAAAAGTGACAGCGCATTATTAAACTTTTATAAGCGTTTACTTTATCCAAGAATGGTCGAAGAGAAAATGTTAATACTGCTTCGTCAGGGTCGTATAGGCAAATGGTTTTCAGGAATCGGCCAGGAAGCAATTGCTGTAGGCAGTACCATGGCAATGCAAGCTCAGGAATACATTCTTCCCATGCACCGGAACCTTGGTGTATTTACCACCCGCGATATCCCTTTGCGAAAGCTGATGGCACAGTGGCAGGGCAAAGTTACAGGCTTTACAAAAGGCAGAGACCGTTCATTTCATTTTGGAACTCAGGACTACAAAATTATTGGAATGATATCTCATCTTGGCCCTCAAATGGCATTGGCCGATGGGATTGCACTGGCAGACTTAATTGAACAAAAAGAAAAGGCCACGCTGGTATTTACAGGTGAAGGGGCAACAAGCGAAGGTGATTTTCATGAAGCCTTAAATGTTGCAGCGGTATGGAATTTACCTGTCATTTTCCTTATAGAGAACAACGGCTACGGGCTTTCTACTCCTATTAATGAGCAATTTAAATGCAAAAATCTGGCAGATAAGGCTGTAGGATATGGAATAGAAGGAATGCAAATAGATGGAAATAATATTCTTGAGGTTTACGACACCATAAATTCAGTAGCCGACGCTATCCGTAAAAATCCAAGACCGATTCTTATTGAATGCCTTACATTTAGAATGAGAGGTCATGAGGAAGCATCGGGCACCAAATACGTTCCTCAGGAACTATTTGATGAATGGGCTGCGAAAGATCCGCTAAAAAACTTTGAACAGTACCTACTTGAACAACATGTTATTACTGAAACCCTTGTTCAGGAAATAAGAACCTCATTTAAAGCAGAGATTGAAACAGAAGTAGAAATGGCATTTCAGGACCCGGAACCTGTTGCCGATATACAAACAGAGCTTAATGATATGTATTCGCCATACCAGTTTGAAGCTGTTGAACCAACTGACTCTGTTAGTGAAATGCGCTATTTAGATGCAATTACAGATGCCTTGAAAACCGGTATGACAAAATATAAAAATCTTGTTTTAATGGGTCAGGATATCGCTGAATACGGTGGTGCATTTAAAATTACCGATGGTTTTGTAAATGAATTTGGCAAAGCAAGAGTCAGAAATACACCCATCTGCGAATCGGCTATTGTGGGTACCGGCCTGGGCCTTTCAATAAACGGATATAAAGCAGTTGTAGAGATGCAGTTTGCAGATTTTGTTACCTGTGGTTTTAATCAAATCGTGAATAACCTGGCAAAAACCCACTACAGGTGGGCAGAAAAAGCCGATGTGGTAGTCCGCATGCCCACAGGAGCGGGAACCGGTGCAGGTCCTTTCCACTCCCAAAGCAATGAAGCCTGGTTTACCAAAACACCCGGGCTAAAAGTGGTTTATCCGGCCTTTCCCTATGATGCGAAAGGATTGCTGCTGGCAGCAATTGATGATCCCAATCCGGTAATGTATTTTGAACATAAATACCTTTACAGAAGTTTGAATGGAAACGTACCATCGGGATATTATAATATAGAAATCGGAAAAGCCAGCATTTTAAAAAATGGAACACAGCTAACCATCATAACTTACGGATTAGGTGTTCACTGGGCGCTTTCTTATCTTGATTTAAATCCTGACATTTCAGCCACTCTGATAGATTTACGAAGTTTGCAGCCGTGGGACAAAGAAACTGTTGCCACAGCTGTTAAAACCACCGGCAGGGCTTTGATTTTACATGAAGATACCTTAACCTGCGGATTTGGCGCTGAGTTGGCCGCATGGATTTCTGAACATTGCTTTAAATATCTTGACGCCCCGGTTATGCGATGTGCAAGTGCCGACACCGCTATACCTATGAGTAAAACGCTTGAAGATAGCTTCCTTGCAAAAAGTAACCTGGCAGATACTGTTAAGCATTTGTTGGCTTACTAGATTGATTTCTTTTATTACACAAATCTTATTTTAAATATATTCACTTGGGGTTTTGCCAAATTGTTTCTTAAATTCCCTACTAAAATATTTACGATCTGTAAAGCCAACCATATATCCAATTTCATATACAGTATACTGCTTTTGTTTTAGTAATTGCGCGGCTCTTTTCAAGCGGATGGACTTAGAAAAATCATTAACTGACATATCTGTCAGTGCTTTGAGTTTTTTATATAATACAGATTGGCTCATACCTATTTTTTGAGATAACAGATCTACACCTAAATTTTCATCATCCATATGATCCTCAACTATAGTGATCAGTTTAGATAGAAACTCCTTATCTAAAGGGTTTACAACAGCCTGACTAGGTTCTAGTAAGAGTAATTTACTGAATTTGCTCCTCATTGTCTCCCGTGCCTGGAGAAGATTGTTCACATGGAGCTGAAGGATTTTACTGCTAAACGGTTTTGTTAAATAAATATCAGCGCCATTAGTTAACCCACTTATCTGATCGGTTTCCGAACTTTTGGCAGTTAACAGTATCACCGGGATATGGCTGGTCCGTTCATCTGTTTTTAGATGATTACAAAGGGTAAAGCCATCCATCTTTGGCATCATTACATCACTAATAATAAGGTCGGGAATCTCTTCAGTTGCTCTGTTCCAGCCTTCTAATCCATCTTTACTAATAATTACGTGATAGTCTGTTTCCAGCGTTTCTTTAATCATTTCCTGCAGTTCGGGATGATCTTCAGCAATTAAAATGGTTCTGTTATGCTTTACTCCAATTCTCTCACTTGAATCAACAGAATCCATTTTTTGAGCCGGGGCCTTTTGTACCTCGGTTTCTGTATTAAAAGATGATATATCCTTTAGATAACTTGCATTTTGTAAATGCTGATTTTCTTTTTGAAGCGTGACCGTAAAGTTGGTGTATCCCTGTTGGTTATCCGTCATCACCCTACTGGAGACCTCAATACGCCCTTTATGTAGTTCTACAATATTTTTTGCCAGTGCAAGTCCTATACCATAACCCGTATTTTGTATATGATGATCCTCTACCTGAAAAAAGTTAGTGAAGAGCCGCCCCAAATATTCAGGGGCAATTCCCGGCCCAGTATCTTCTATGTCGACAAATACCTGGTCATTCTGGATATTAACCCTCACCGTTATGCTGCCACCTTTAGGCGTAAACTTAAAAGCATTGGATATGAGGTTAAAAAAAACTTTTTCCAATTGTTCTTTATCAAAAGAAACTATTATTTCTTCTATAGGCAAGACTAAATTGAAGGCAATATTTCTTTTAATCGAAAGCTCCTCGAAAGAAGAATAGATTCCTCTGATGAAAGGGATAAAATCAGAACTTGCAACTTTCAACTTTAGATTCTTAGTTTCCGCCTTTCTGAAATCCATTAATTCACTTACTAGCCTAAGCAATCGATCAGCATTGTTTTTTACCGTATTCAGCTGTTTGTTAATAACTATATTGTGTTGTGTTCCCTCAAGAATTTTTTCGATTGGGGCCATAATCAATGTAAGGTGAGTGCGGATTTCATGGGATACATTCATAAAAAAATTGAGCTTTATCTGATGCAATTCTTCGTCTTTGGTAAGCAATTGTTTTAGATAAAAATACCGGGTAATAAAAAACAAGATTATACTAAGCAAAACTGCATAAATGCAAAATGCCCACCATTGTTTCCAGAATGGAGGGAGTATAGCTATATTTATACTGCCAGGGGAGCTCCACACACCATCATTATTTGCTCCTTTAACCAGAAGCTTATAAGTTCCGGAAGGCAAATTAGTATAAGTAGCCAACGGAATGTTTGTCTCAACCCATTGACTATTTACACCCTCTAATTTATAAGCATATTTGTTTTTGTTTGATTTGATGTAATTAAGAAGGGCAAACTCAATTGTAAAAATATTTTGATTGTGCTTAAACTGAAGATGATCAGTATAACTAATGTCTTCTTTTAATAACCCATTAAATGCGCCAATAGCAACAGGGATATTAAACAGTGTCAATCTAGTAAATACAATAGGCGCACGAAACTCATTTTTTTTTATCTCATTAGGGAAAAAGTGAGTAACACCATTATAGCCACCAAAAAACAGCTCCCCATTTCTGCTTTTAAAGAATGAATTATAATTAAATTCATCCCCGGCCATTCCGTCGCTGGTTGAATAAGTCTGAAATATTTTAGTTTCGGGATCAAATTTTGATAAACCATTGGAAGTGCTGATCCATAATTTATGTTTCGCATCTTCCAGTATGCCCACTACATTGTTATTGGAAAGCCCGTCTTTGGTGGTATAGGTTACCGTAAAGAACTTCCGACCAGCATCATATCTAGCTAGTCCACCATAATAAAGGCCGACCCATATATTGCCCTTAGCATCTTCTTGTATGCAATTAATATAGTTCGAATTGGTACTTACACTATTGCTCCCTTTCGGAAGCTTGAATGACAATAGCGTATTGGATTTTTTTGAGTAAAGAAATAGTCCTGTTGTTGTGGCAATCCAGATCTCCCCTCTGGAATCCTTAAAGAGTACTTTGATGTTTTTATTGCCGAAAAGCCTAAGCTTGTCTGAACTGTGATTAATTTTTAGTTCATTATTATCCTGATTAAACAGCCTGAGTCCAGTTTGGCTCCCCACCCACAGCACGTTATCACTGTCCTCAAATATCGCAACAATTTCAGATCTGGTTTTGTTAATGTCACTTTTATTTATTGAAAACCTCCGGAAATTATTTTGTGAAGGGTTGAATAAATTCAGGCCCCCACCATGTGTCCCAACCCAAAGATTCTGATTCCTGCCCTTATAAATTACTTTTACCAAATTTGATCCTAAACTGCGGGGGTTATTGGGCTCATAAAGGTAAGCTCCAAATTTTTTAGTTGCCCGATTAAAATAATTCAAACCTCCTCCTTCAGTTGCCATCCATAAATTATCCTGGTTGTCCTCAAGGATAGAACTAACAACATTATGATTAAGGCCAGGCAGTTGTTCATTGTGCTGCCAGCTTTTGAAATTCGTTGAGGAAGCATAATTGACATTCACCCCGCCGTAATAGGTACCTATCCAGATTGAGCCATTGTAATCCTGATACAAGCTGTAGGTAGAATTCTGATTAAGGCTTCGCCTATTTGACTTACTATGCTGAACGGTTTTAAATTCTTTAGTGTCCGGATCAAGAATACTAATTCCTTCCTGGGTTCCAATCCATAGCCTACCAGATTTATCCTTAATCATCTTTCTTATAGCATTATGGACCAAGCTGTTACTGTTTTTCCGATCATGAACAAACCGAGTAAAGGAAGTTGCATTTTTACGAAGCAAATTAAGTCCTCCGTTTTCTGTAGCAATCCATAAATCCCTATTCTGGTCTTCAATAATCCCGGTAATTGAATTGTCACTTATACTTCCCGGGTCTTTACTGTTAACAAAAGTATTAACCACTGAAATCTGCTGATCAAACCATACTTTAATCAAGCCGGCATTAGTGCCAATCCATAAAAACCCTTCTGCATCTTCTTGTAAACTCAGAATTTCACCCCTGGCAATTTGCTTTTGCAGGCCAAGGTGCTCAGCATAAATAAATCTGCTGGCACTTCCGGTTACCGACAAATAAAGCCCATTGCTTGTCCCGACCCATAACCGTTTTTTCTTATCCTCATAAATACACCTGATGAAATTCGGTTCTGGTTTCGTTCTTGGCGGTAAGAGATATATCCTTTCAAAAGAATTTTTCCGGGGAGCAAATTTATTAAGTCCATTAGCCGTGCCTACCCATAATATACCTTTACTATCGGTATGCAGTGTGGTGATATAATCATCAGTAAGTGTCGTGGTATCAGCCTCAAAACTTTTGTACAGTCGAAAATGTATACCATCATATCTGTTGAGGCCAAACCTAGACCCATACCACATAAAGCCTCTGCTATCCTGTGTGATCGCGAATATTGAATTCTGAGATAATCCATCCTCAGCCATGAGGTGACTAAAAACAAGCTCTTGTCCTTTACAGCATAGTTGTACCAGTATAAATGACAGCAGTAAGATGGTTTGTTTCATTATTCCAGTATCAAAAATAGATTTTCACCCCAAATAAACAGAATCCTCCCCCCGGATATCCTTTGAATCCCTTCAACTTTACCTCTGGTCTAACATTACTATTAGGCTACAAATAAACAAAATAACCAAACAACTAAATCAACATTGTATGAAAAAACTTGACTCAAACTTTAGGGGGTTTGATTTAAAATGTCCAGTACTGTTACTGGGTATTTTCATTATCTTCTTTCTACCACTTGTTACCAAAGGTCAAAGTAGAACCGTAACAGGAATTGTTACTGATGCGCAACAAATACCTATGCCGGGTATTACAGTAGTTATAAAGAATTCTAAAAATGTGACTCAAACCGATGCAGAAGGACGCTACCAGATTGCTGCAACCACAGCAGACGAGCTAGAGTTCTCGTATATAGGATTCGATACGCAAACCATTAAAGTAGGCGATAAAACAACCATCAATATTACTTTGCTGTCATCTACAACAGGCCTGGATGAAGTTGTAGTAGTTGGTTATGGAATGCAGAAGAAAGTAAACCTTACCGGTTCTGTTGCCACAATTGAATCAAAATCACTTGAAAATCGACCAATTACAAACGTGTCGTCTGCCTTAGCTGGATTGGCCCCCGGTGTATTCGTTCGACAATCATCAGGCCGGCCTGGATCTGATGGCGCAACTATACGTATCAGGGGCACAGGAACGCTAAATAGTAACAACGCACTGGTAATAATAGATGGAATACAGGGTGTCATGGATGCCGTAAACCCTGAAGATATCGAGAGCATTTCTGTGTTAAAAGATGCAGCTTCAGCCTCAATATATGGTTCTCTTGCTGCAAATGGGGTTATACTAATTACCACTAAAAAAGGGTCGAAGAAGAAGACTGTGGTGACCTATAGTGGAATCCTTTCCCAAACACAACCAAGCAATCTGCCAACATTTGTGTCGGATTATGTTACGCACATGAACCTTGTAAATGAAGGTTACCGAAATCTAGGTCAAAACAATATATATACCCAGGCAACTATTGATACCTGGACTGATGCTAATCAAAATCCAACGGGAGTGAATAGTCTCGGTGTACCCAATAATATAGCCTATCCAAACACGAACTGGGGTGATGTAATTTTTCAAAATAAGGTGCTTCAGAACCATAATGTTTCTTTAAATGGCGGAGCAGAGAACATCAGCTTCCTGTTATCCGCAGGCTACCTTGGAAATCCAGGAACCATGAAGAACACTGAGCTTAACAGATATCAGTTCAGAGCAAACGTTGAGGCCAAAGTAACTAAATTCTTAACGGTTGGAACACAAACTTTTGCTTCCATGCAAACTGCAGGAATGGCAAATACAGCAAATGCATTTAACTTTCTGCGTCAAACCACGCCTGGTGTCTATCCAGTTCTTGATGGAAAGTATGGTTTCCCTCAGGCTCCGGAAGAATCAGCTACAGCCAACAATATCCTTACCTATTTAAACAGTACGGGGGGAGTGACAGGGAATCAAGAATTAATACAACTTTGTATGCAAACCTGGACCTAGTCAAAGGGCTAAAACTAGAATCCAGGTTTAACTATCAGGCACGCTTTGGTGAAAATAATTCTCATAGTATACCTAATGAAAGATGGAACTTTGCTACAAATGAGCTGAAAAGTCCGGCTGCACAGCCAGGTCAGCTGAGCACAAATTATTCATTTGATAAAAACTATACGCTCACTGTAGATAACGTATTACGTTACAATACAACTATCGGTCCGAATCATGAGATTGGGGCACTTGTAGGCTATAATCAAAATTATTATAACTACTATGATTTTAATGCAAGCAAGTTAGGTCTGATTGATGCAGACATTACCACTCTTGGGTCAGCTACAACCATGAGCAGCATTGGTGGTCAGGAGTATGACAGATCTATGAGATCTTGGTTTGGTCGTGCAAACTATGCTTTCAAGCAGCGCTATCTCCTGGAGGCAGTAGTTAGGTATGATGGCTCTTCGCGTTTTGCCTCAGCAACCAGATGGGGATTCTTTCCAGCCTTCTCGGCGGGATGGAGAATTTCAGAAGAAAATTTTATAAAAGGGCTAAATGACTACATTGGTAATCTAAAGCTTCGCGCTTCGTGGGGACAAACCGGAAATAATGCATCTGGAGAATACGACTATCAGGCCACTTACAGCAAACAGAATTATTCTTTTAATAATGTTGCGGCTACCGGCTTAGCCCAAAATAAAATTGCCAACAA contains the following coding sequences:
- a CDS encoding SusC/RagA family TonB-linked outer membrane protein codes for the protein MKKLDSNFRGFDLKCPVLLLGIFIIFFLPLVTKGQSRTVTGIVTDAQQIPMPGITVVIKNSKNVTQTDAEGRYQIAATTADELEFSYIGFDTQTIKVGDKTTINITLLSSTTGLDEVVVVGYGMQKKVNLTGSVATIESKSLENRPITNVSSALAGLAPGVFVRQSSGRPGSDGATIRIRGTGTLNSNNALVIIDGIQGVMDAVNPEDIESISVLKDAASASIYGSLAANGVILITTKKGSKKKTVVTYSGILSQTQPSNLPTFVSDYVTHMNLVNEGYRNLGQNNIYTQATIDTWTDANQNPTGVNSLGVPNNIAYPNTNWGDVIFQNKVLQNHNVSLNGGAENISFLLSAGYLGNPGTMKNTELNRYQFRANVEAKVTKFLTVGTQTFASMQTAGMANTANAFNFLRQTTPGVYPVLDGKYGFPQAPEESATANNILTYLNSTGGVTGNQELIQLCMQTWT
- a CDS encoding two-component regulator propeller domain-containing protein — protein: MKQTILLLSFILVQLCCKGQELVFSHLMAEDGLSQNSIFAITQDSRGFMWYGSRFGLNRYDGIHFRLYKSFEADTTTLTDDYITTLHTDSKGILWVGTANGLNKFAPRKNSFERIYLLPPRTKPEPNFIRCIYEDKKKRLWVGTSNGLYLSVTGSASRFIYAEHLGLQKQIARGEILSLQEDAEGFLWIGTNAGLIKVWFDQQISVVNTFVNSKDPGSISDNSITGIIEDQNRDLWIATENGGLNLLRKNATSFTRFVHDRKNSNSLVHNAIRKMIKDKSGRLWIGTQEGISILDPDTKEFKTVQHSKSNRRSLNQNSTYSLYQDYNGSIWIGTYYGGVNVNYASSTNFKSWQHNEQLPGLNHNVVSSILEDNQDNLWMATEGGGLNYFNRATKKFGAYLYEPNNPRSLGSNLVKVIYKGRNQNLWVGTHGGGLNLFNPSQNNFRRFSINKSDINKTRSEIVAIFEDSDNVLWVGSQTGLRLFNQDNNELKINHSSDKLRLFGNKNIKVLFKDSRGEIWIATTTGLFLYSKKSNTLLSFKLPKGSNSVSTNSNYINCIQEDAKGNIWVGLYYGGLARYDAGRKFFTVTYTTKDGLSNNNVVGILEDAKHKLWISTSNGLSKFDPETKIFQTYSTSDGMAGDEFNYNSFFKSRNGELFFGGYNGVTHFFPNEIKKNEFRAPIVFTRLTLFNIPVAIGAFNGLLKEDISYTDHLQFKHNQNIFTIEFALLNYIKSNKNKYAYKLEGVNSQWVETNIPLATYTNLPSGTYKLLVKGANNDGVWSSPGSINIAILPPFWKQWWAFCIYAVLLSIILFFITRYFYLKQLLTKDEELHQIKLNFFMNVSHEIRTHLTLIMAPIEKILEGTQHNIVINKQLNTVKNNADRLLRLVSELMDFRKAETKNLKLKVASSDFIPFIRGIYSSFEELSIKRNIAFNLVLPIEEIIVSFDKEQLEKVFFNLISNAFKFTPKGGSITVRVNIQNDQVFVDIEDTGPGIAPEYLGRLFTNFFQVEDHHIQNTGYGIGLALAKNIVELHKGRIEVSSRVMTDNQQGYTNFTVTLQKENQHLQNASYLKDISSFNTETEVQKAPAQKMDSVDSSERIGVKHNRTILIAEDHPELQEMIKETLETDYHVIISKDGLEGWNRATEEIPDLIISDVMMPKMDGFTLCNHLKTDERTSHIPVILLTAKSSETDQISGLTNGADIYLTKPFSSKILQLHVNNLLQARETMRSKFSKLLLLEPSQAVVNPLDKEFLSKLITIVEDHMDDENLGVDLLSQKIGMSQSVLYKKLKALTDMSVNDFSKSIRLKRAAQLLKQKQYTVYEIGYMVGFTDRKYFSREFKKQFGKTPSEYI
- a CDS encoding thiamine pyrophosphate-dependent enzyme, with amino-acid sequence MTFDRKDKSDSALLNFYKRLLYPRMVEEKMLILLRQGRIGKWFSGIGQEAIAVGSTMAMQAQEYILPMHRNLGVFTTRDIPLRKLMAQWQGKVTGFTKGRDRSFHFGTQDYKIIGMISHLGPQMALADGIALADLIEQKEKATLVFTGEGATSEGDFHEALNVAAVWNLPVIFLIENNGYGLSTPINEQFKCKNLADKAVGYGIEGMQIDGNNILEVYDTINSVADAIRKNPRPILIECLTFRMRGHEEASGTKYVPQELFDEWAAKDPLKNFEQYLLEQHVITETLVQEIRTSFKAEIETEVEMAFQDPEPVADIQTELNDMYSPYQFEAVEPTDSVSEMRYLDAITDALKTGMTKYKNLVLMGQDIAEYGGAFKITDGFVNEFGKARVRNTPICESAIVGTGLGLSINGYKAVVEMQFADFVTCGFNQIVNNLAKTHYRWAEKADVVVRMPTGAGTGAGPFHSQSNEAWFTKTPGLKVVYPAFPYDAKGLLLAAIDDPNPVMYFEHKYLYRSLNGNVPSGYYNIEIGKASILKNGTQLTIITYGLGVHWALSYLDLNPDISATLIDLRSLQPWDKETVATAVKTTGRALILHEDTLTCGFGAELAAWISEHCFKYLDAPVMRCASADTAIPMSKTLEDSFLAKSNLADTVKHLLAY